One genomic window of Danio rerio strain Tuebingen ecotype United States chromosome 24, GRCz12tu, whole genome shotgun sequence includes the following:
- the xylb gene encoding xylulose kinase isoform X1, translated as MAEAAESCFLGFDFSTQQLKVVAIDGNLEVIHQSSVQFDSELPEFRTHGGVHIHEDKLTVTSPVLMWVKALDVLLERMRDSGFDFSRVKAVSGSGQQHGSVFWRSGARQTLKRLNPQQRLHHLLQGCFALQDSPVWMDSSTADECVSLEASVGGAQSLADITGSRAYERFTGNQIAKIYRLKPKELSETERISLISSFAASLFLGDFAPIDFSDGSGMNLMDIFQKRWSSVCLQATAPHLSERLGELTPSTAVLGCVSPYYSERYGFPQNCRVVAFTGDNPGSLAGMRLREGDLAVSLGTSDTVFLWIQEPKPSVEGHIFCNPVDCSAYMALICFKNGSLTRERVRDECAGGSWERFSSALRDTHMGNSGNIGMYYDVLEITPAAAGVHRFNAEGHQVSAFQPQVEIRALVEGQFMAKRVHAEKLGYKIIQGSRVLATGGASANKDILQVLSDVFNAPVYTIDVANSACLGCAYRAAHGVVADSGVSFRETVRNAPEPQLAVRPTPGAQEVYLPMLERFAKLEEQLLR; from the exons ATGGCTGAAGCAGCGGAATCTTGTTTTCTGGGCTTTGATTTCAGCACACAGcag CTGAAAGTTGTGGCCATTGATGGAAATCTGGAGGTGATTCATCAGAGCAGCGTTCAGTTCGACAGCGAGCTGCCAGAGTTCAG GACTCATGGAGGAGTTCATATTCATGAGGATAAGCTGACGGTGACGTCTCCGGTGCTCATGTGGGTGAAG gctCTCGATGTGCTGCTGGAGAGGATGAGAGACTCTGGCTTTGATTTCTCCAGAGTGAAGGCCGTCTCCGGCAGTGGACAG CAACATGGCAGTGTTTTCTGGAGGAGCGGCGCAAGACAAACCCTGAAGCGTCTGAACCCACAGCAGCGTTTACACCATCTCCTCCAG GGGTGTTTTGCGCTGCAGGACAGTCCCGTGTGGATGGACTCCAGCACAGCAGATGAGTGTGTGTCTCTGGAGGCGTCAGTAGGGGGCGCTCAGAGCCTCGCAGACATCACTGGATCACGAGCTTATGAG cgcTTCACTGGAAATCAGATTGCGAAGATTTATCGCTTGAAGCCGAAGGAGCTCAGTGAGACGGAG AGAATTTCCCTGATCAGCAGTTTCGCTGCTTCTCTGTTTCTGGGCGACTTTGCTCCAATCGACTTCAGTGACG gatcaGGGATGAATCTGATGGATATTTTCCAGAAACGCTGGTCATCGGTGTGTTTACAGGCCACAGCGCCGCATTTATCTGAGCGACTCGGAGAACTCACACCGTCTACAGCCGTTCTG ggcTGTGTTTCTCCATATTACTCTGAACGCTACGGGTTTCCACAAAACTGTAGAGTAGTGGCATTCACTGGAGACAACCCTG GATCTCTGGCTGGAATGAGGCTGCGGGAGGGAGATCTGGCG gtcaGTTTGGGCACCAGTGACACAGTTTTCCTGTGGATTCAGGAGCCCAAACCGTCAGTCGAGGGACACATCTTCTGTAACCCGGTGGACTGCAGCGCTTACATGGCTCTAATATg cttTAAGAACGGCTCTCTGACCCGTGAGCGTGTGCGTGATGAGTGTGCTGGAGGATCATGGGAGCGTTTCTCCAGCGCTCTGAGGGACACACACATGGGCAACTCTGGGAATATAg gcatGTATTATGATGTGCTGGAGATCACTCCTGCAGCCGCCGGTGTTCACAGGTTTAATGCTGAAGGTCATCAG GTTTCTGCCTTCCAGCCCCAGGTGGAAATCCGAGCCCTGGTTGAAGGACAGTTTATGGCCAAGCGAGTTCATGCCGAAAAACTGGGCTACAAGATCA TTCAGGGCTCCAGAGTTCTGGCCACTGGAGGAGCCTCGGCTAACAAGGACATTTTACAG GTCCTGTCTGACGTCTTCAACGCTCCGGTTTACACCATCGACGTCGCCAACTCGGCCTGTCTGGGCTGCGCTTACAGAGCTGCACATG
- the xylb gene encoding xylulose kinase (The RefSeq protein has 3 substitutions compared to this genomic sequence): MAEAAESCFLGFDFSTQQLKVVAIDGNLEVIHQSSVQFDSELPEFRTHGGVHIHEDKLTVTSPVLMWVKALDVLLERMRDSGFDFSRVKAVSGSGQQHGSVFWRSGARQTLKRLNPQQRLHHLLQGCFALQDSPVWMDSSTADECVSLEASVGGAQSLADITGSRAYERFTGNQIAKIYRLKPKEFSETERISLISSFAASLFLGDFAPIDFSDGSGMNLMDIFQKRWSSVCLQATAPHLSERLGELTPSTAVLGCVSPYYSERYGFPQNCRVVAFTGDNPGSLAGMRLREGDLAVSLGTSDTVFLWIQEPKPSVEGHIFCNPVDCSAYMALICFKNGSLTRERVRDECAGGSWERFSSALRDTHMGNSGNIGMYYDVLEITPAAAGVHRFNAEGHQVSAFQPQVEIRALVEGQFMAKRVHAEKLGYKIIQGSRVLATGGASANREILQVLSDVFNAPVYTIDVANSACLGCAYRAAHGVVADSGVSFRETVRNAPEPQLAVRPTPGAQEVYLPMLERFAKLEEQLLR, encoded by the exons ATGGCTGAAGCAGCGGAATCTTGTTTTCTGGGCTTTGATTTCAGCACACAGcag CTGAAAGTTGTGGCCATTGATGGAAATCTGGAGGTGATTCATCAGAGCAGCGTTCAGTTCGACAGCGAGCTGCCAGAGTTCAG GACTCATGGAGGAGTTCATATTCATGAGGATAAGCTGACGGTGACGTCTCCGGTGCTCATGTGGGTGAAG gctCTCGATGTGCTGCTGGAGAGGATGAGAGACTCTGGCTTTGATTTCTCCAGAGTGAAGGCCGTCTCCGGCAGTGGACAG CAACATGGCAGTGTTTTCTGGAGGAGCGGCGCAAGACAAACCCTGAAGCGTCTGAACCCACAGCAGCGTTTACACCATCTCCTCCAG GGGTGTTTTGCGCTGCAGGACAGTCCCGTGTGGATGGACTCCAGCACAGCAGATGAGTGTGTGTCTCTGGAGGCGTCAGTAGGGGGCGCTCAGAGCCTCGCAGACATCACTGGATCACGAGCTTATGAG cgcTTCACTGGAAATCAGATTGCGAAGATTTATCGCTTGAAGCCGAAGGAGCTCAGTGAGACGGAG AGAATTTCCCTGATCAGCAGTTTCGCTGCTTCTCTGTTTCTGGGCGACTTTGCTCCAATCGACTTCAGTGACG gatcaGGGATGAATCTGATGGATATTTTCCAGAAACGCTGGTCATCGGTGTGTTTACAGGCCACAGCGCCGCATTTATCTGAGCGACTCGGAGAACTCACACCGTCTACAGCCGTTCTG ggcTGTGTTTCTCCATATTACTCTGAACGCTACGGGTTTCCACAAAACTGTAGAGTAGTGGCATTCACTGGAGACAACCCTG GATCTCTGGCTGGAATGAGGCTGCGGGAGGGAGATCTGGCG gtcaGTTTGGGCACCAGTGACACAGTTTTCCTGTGGATTCAGGAGCCCAAACCGTCAGTCGAGGGACACATCTTCTGTAACCCGGTGGACTGCAGCGCTTACATGGCTCTAATATg cttTAAGAACGGCTCTCTGACCCGTGAGCGTGTGCGTGATGAGTGTGCTGGAGGATCATGGGAGCGTTTCTCCAGCGCTCTGAGGGACACACACATGGGCAACTCTGGGAATATAg gcatGTATTATGATGTGCTGGAGATCACTCCTGCAGCCGCCGGTGTTCACAGGTTTAATGCTGAAGGTCATCAG GTTTCTGCCTTCCAGCCCCAGGTGGAAATCCGAGCCCTGGTTGAAGGACAGTTTATGGCCAAGCGAGTTCATGCCGAAAAACTGGGCTACAAGATCA TTCAGGGCTCCAGAGTTCTGGCCACTGGAGGAGCCTCGGCTAACAAGGACATTTTACAG GTCCTGTCTGACGTCTTCAACGCTCCGGTTTACACCATCGACGTCGCCAACTCGGCCTGTCTGGGCTGCGCTTACAGAGCTGCACATG